The following proteins come from a genomic window of Yinghuangia sp. ASG 101:
- a CDS encoding GntR family transcriptional regulator, which translates to MERADKQPKYRVIASYLRDRILDGTYVAGQALPSEEVLAKEFGVTRPTVRQGISELRAAGLVEAAMGRGTFVRSPHARPNITRPRGVRRAPDGRYIEADAIRWNSQEEPTRTRTDAPLALADLLRIPPGEPMFTYDEVHTAEHGRLRQTHRTYVPFSVLVGTPYEETAPPPAPELFTELEKLGHELHWTEHVRTRMPMPDEASTLRLAEGVPLFQILRVTYNQAERPLALEEFKLPGDDLEVTYNVPS; encoded by the coding sequence ATGGAACGTGCGGACAAGCAGCCCAAATACCGCGTCATCGCTTCGTATCTACGTGATCGGATCTTGGACGGCACGTACGTCGCCGGCCAGGCGCTCCCCAGCGAGGAGGTCTTGGCCAAGGAGTTTGGTGTCACCCGCCCGACCGTCCGCCAAGGCATCAGCGAGCTTCGGGCCGCAGGTCTCGTTGAGGCCGCGATGGGACGCGGCACCTTCGTTCGGTCCCCGCACGCTCGCCCGAACATCACGCGCCCGCGAGGAGTCCGACGCGCGCCGGACGGCCGGTACATCGAGGCCGACGCGATCCGCTGGAACAGTCAGGAAGAGCCCACCCGGACGCGAACCGACGCACCGCTTGCGCTCGCCGACCTGTTGCGGATCCCCCCGGGCGAACCGATGTTCACCTATGACGAGGTCCATACCGCCGAGCACGGCCGCTTGCGGCAGACGCACCGCACATACGTGCCGTTCTCTGTGCTCGTCGGCACCCCCTACGAGGAGACAGCGCCGCCCCCCGCCCCGGAACTCTTCACCGAGCTGGAGAAGTTGGGGCACGAACTTCACTGGACAGAGCACGTGCGCACCCGCATGCCCATGCCCGACGAGGCCAGCACCCTTCGACTTGCCGAAGGCGTACCGCTCTTCCAGATTCTGAGAGTGACCTACAACCAGGCCGAACGCCCCTTGGCCCTAGAGGAGTTCAAGCTTCCGGGAGATGACTTGGAGGTCACCTACAACGTCCCCTCATGA
- a CDS encoding class I SAM-dependent methyltransferase, with translation MDAAHKAAEEQAERWNGPAGRAWSEQQALIDQVFAPIDDVLVGGLTAGGGGRVLDVGCGTGGTTLAVARRLGPGARCVGIDLAEPMITAARARAARSEGELTDVVVTFVRDDAATHDFEGAAFDTVVSRFGVMFFGDPVGAFAHLRQAAARDGRLRFVVWRSAAENAFMTTAEEAAAPLLPNLPAREPDAPGQFAFADADKVRGILADGGWTGIDLSPVDIPCAFPTTELTRYFTNFGPLGRVLPDADEATRGEVVDVVRSAFDPFVHGAEVRFTAACWVVSARAS, from the coding sequence ATGGATGCCGCACACAAGGCCGCCGAGGAGCAGGCCGAGCGGTGGAACGGTCCGGCAGGCCGGGCCTGGTCCGAGCAACAGGCCTTGATCGACCAGGTGTTCGCCCCGATCGACGACGTGCTCGTCGGAGGCCTCACGGCCGGAGGCGGCGGGCGCGTGCTCGACGTCGGCTGCGGGACGGGCGGGACGACGCTCGCGGTCGCGCGGCGGCTGGGCCCCGGGGCGAGGTGCGTGGGTATCGACCTCGCGGAGCCGATGATCACCGCCGCTCGGGCGCGCGCTGCCCGTTCCGAGGGCGAACTCACCGACGTCGTGGTCACGTTCGTACGCGATGACGCCGCGACACACGACTTCGAGGGCGCGGCCTTCGACACCGTCGTCTCCCGGTTCGGCGTCATGTTCTTCGGCGACCCCGTCGGGGCGTTCGCGCATCTGCGGCAGGCCGCCGCGCGCGACGGCCGTCTGCGGTTCGTGGTCTGGCGGTCGGCCGCCGAGAACGCGTTCATGACGACGGCGGAGGAGGCCGCGGCGCCGCTGCTGCCGAACCTGCCGGCCCGAGAGCCGGACGCGCCGGGGCAGTTCGCGTTCGCGGACGCCGACAAGGTGCGGGGGATCCTGGCGGACGGTGGGTGGACGGGGATCGACCTGTCTCCGGTCGACATCCCCTGCGCCTTCCCGACCACCGAACTCACCCGGTATTTCACGAACTTCGGGCCCCTGGGCAGGGTCCTGCCGGACGCCGACGAGGCGACGCGCGGCGAGGTGGTCGACGTCGTGCGGTCCGCGTTCGATCCCTTCGTGCACGGTGCGGAGGTCCGGTTCACCGCGGCGTGCTGGGTGGTGTCCGCGCGGGCTTCGTGA
- a CDS encoding flavoprotein, with protein sequence MSARVLYVIACAAGPAPHLATLVRQAQERAWDVCLIGTPAAVEGGFLDVPALAELTGHPVRHTYRRPGDPASLPKADAIAVAPMTLNTLTKWADGHADTFALGTLTEAIGLKLPIAALPFFNAAQAAHPAVDRAVKILRRCKVNVLYGAAGFEPHPPGTGDSRIPTYPWHLVLDALET encoded by the coding sequence GTGAGCGCCCGCGTGCTGTACGTCATCGCCTGCGCCGCCGGACCTGCACCACACCTCGCGACGCTCGTACGGCAAGCCCAGGAACGCGCCTGGGACGTCTGCCTGATCGGCACCCCGGCCGCTGTTGAAGGCGGCTTCCTCGACGTGCCCGCGCTCGCCGAGTTGACCGGTCATCCGGTGCGCCACACCTACCGCAGACCAGGCGATCCGGCGTCGCTGCCGAAGGCGGACGCGATCGCGGTCGCACCGATGACCTTGAATACGTTGACCAAATGGGCCGACGGCCACGCCGACACGTTCGCGCTCGGAACCCTGACCGAGGCCATCGGACTCAAACTCCCCATCGCGGCACTGCCGTTCTTCAACGCGGCACAAGCAGCCCACCCGGCAGTCGATCGCGCAGTGAAGATCCTTAGGCGTTGCAAGGTGAACGTCTTGTACGGAGCAGCAGGATTCGAGCCGCATCCACCAGGAACCGGGGACAGTCGAATCCCCACGTATCCATGGCACCTTGTCCTGGACGCACTCGAAACCTGA
- a CDS encoding LPXTG cell wall anchor domain-containing protein yields MKLRSSLAVSAVTALTSSAALFAAPVAFAAEAPTSPPPTVTATATPAATVTPTATASATTTPASGEGADKGQDPADKTVKATGTPEASAAPAADKAAAQATGSGPAERIPNPDKGNGPSISFSGLPGDIVVGGKPVNVAIDIKNTTGTKMEFLPFVSLGNVASDKPLRASHIVLEAKIPGSDAWTKVELIDTAIEDGGPSAAIGWFAAQDPEHPGEPVPLVLDKDQALQIQLRLAFTADAPLGETFAFLLGLGSANLEDVEYESASDFYVFNLVAPGAPGAANPEVRPVPPVKLPPKPKPAAKPGQNLAETGGSDASATTYAIVGGVALVGGAGLLVVMRRRKTGGTTPA; encoded by the coding sequence ATGAAGCTGCGCAGCAGCCTCGCCGTGTCCGCAGTCACGGCCCTCACCTCCTCCGCGGCCCTTTTCGCCGCCCCGGTCGCGTTCGCGGCGGAGGCGCCCACGTCCCCGCCGCCGACGGTGACCGCCACGGCGACCCCCGCCGCGACCGTGACCCCCACCGCGACCGCCTCCGCGACCACGACGCCGGCGTCGGGCGAGGGCGCGGACAAGGGCCAGGACCCGGCCGACAAGACGGTCAAGGCGACCGGAACCCCGGAGGCCTCCGCCGCGCCGGCCGCCGACAAGGCCGCGGCGCAGGCGACCGGTTCCGGGCCCGCGGAGCGGATTCCCAACCCCGACAAGGGCAACGGCCCGAGCATCTCGTTCAGCGGTCTGCCCGGTGACATCGTCGTCGGCGGCAAGCCCGTCAACGTCGCCATCGACATCAAGAACACCACCGGCACGAAGATGGAGTTCCTGCCGTTCGTGTCGCTCGGCAACGTCGCGAGCGACAAGCCGCTCAGGGCGTCGCACATCGTCCTCGAGGCCAAGATTCCCGGGTCCGACGCCTGGACCAAGGTGGAACTGATCGACACGGCGATCGAGGACGGCGGCCCGAGCGCGGCCATCGGCTGGTTCGCCGCGCAGGACCCCGAGCACCCGGGCGAGCCGGTCCCCCTGGTGCTCGACAAGGACCAGGCCCTGCAGATCCAACTGCGGCTGGCCTTCACCGCCGACGCGCCGCTGGGGGAGACCTTCGCGTTCCTCCTCGGCCTCGGCTCGGCCAACCTGGAGGACGTCGAGTACGAGTCCGCCAGTGACTTCTACGTCTTCAACCTCGTCGCTCCCGGCGCCCCCGGGGCGGCCAACCCGGAGGTACGCCCCGTGCCCCCGGTCAAGCTCCCGCCCAAGCCGAAGCCCGCCGCCAAGCCCGGCCAGAACCTCGCCGAAACCGGCGGCAGCGACGCGTCGGCGACGACGTACGCCATCGTCGGCGGCGTCGCCCTGGTCGGCGGCGCGGGGCTCCTCGTCGTCATGCGGCGCCGGAAGACCGGCGGGACCACGCCCGCCTGA
- a CDS encoding tyrosine-type recombinase/integrase codes for MKSYDVKIWAIRKNTTSKRPSYQVRWLVNGRECNEVFRTKNLAESYRAELIKATRNGEGFDTETGLPDSMAPKTKPVTWYEFAARYVDMKWKDAAAKSRDGMTDALATVLPALTEEIPGRPSDRVLRQALRHWYFPPAMREPDDERQIPADVVKALAWLAKASLPVVAIADPVHGRAALDAIARKLDGTRAGTEVIRRKRAVLANVIGYAIECRELTENPLGKIGWKMPKTVQRLDRRRVANPRQVAELLTAVSYVGGYQRARGRRLVAFFACLYYATMRPAEVVNLKADGCNLPDTGWGSLTIEKTRPLAGKRWTDSGESHDNRGLKQRAEGETRVIPIPPVLVAHLRAHLDTFGTAKDGRVFGNERGGLVGSSTYDRVWHEARAFALTETQRASLLAQRPYDLRHAGISFGLRATRDPALIAERAGHSVEVLMTRYSWVLDDQDESANKVMDNAYRAYGADSIEETAINANEATDNKE; via the coding sequence GTGAAGTCGTACGACGTGAAGATCTGGGCCATCCGCAAGAACACAACGAGCAAGCGGCCGTCCTACCAGGTGCGTTGGCTGGTGAACGGCCGGGAGTGCAATGAGGTCTTCCGTACCAAGAACCTGGCTGAGTCCTACCGCGCGGAGCTGATCAAGGCCACGCGCAATGGCGAGGGATTCGACACGGAAACCGGGCTTCCGGATTCGATGGCGCCCAAAACGAAACCGGTCACGTGGTACGAATTCGCGGCCCGGTACGTCGACATGAAATGGAAGGACGCGGCGGCCAAATCGCGTGACGGCATGACCGACGCGTTGGCCACGGTGCTGCCCGCGCTGACGGAGGAAATCCCGGGGCGGCCCTCGGATCGGGTGCTGCGTCAAGCGCTGCGGCACTGGTACTTCCCTCCGGCCATGCGTGAGCCGGATGACGAACGCCAGATCCCGGCCGATGTCGTCAAGGCCCTCGCGTGGCTCGCCAAAGCGTCGCTACCGGTCGTGGCGATCGCTGACCCGGTGCACGGTCGTGCGGCCCTCGACGCGATCGCGCGCAAGCTGGACGGCACGCGCGCGGGGACGGAAGTGATCAGGCGTAAGCGGGCCGTCCTGGCGAACGTCATCGGGTACGCGATCGAGTGCCGCGAACTGACGGAGAACCCGTTGGGCAAGATCGGTTGGAAGATGCCCAAGACCGTTCAGCGGCTCGACCGCCGGCGGGTGGCGAACCCTCGTCAGGTCGCAGAACTCCTGACGGCCGTCTCGTACGTCGGCGGCTACCAGCGGGCTCGCGGCCGTCGACTCGTGGCGTTCTTCGCCTGCCTCTACTACGCGACGATGCGGCCGGCGGAAGTCGTGAACCTGAAAGCGGACGGCTGCAACCTCCCAGATACCGGCTGGGGTTCGCTCACGATCGAGAAGACGCGTCCGCTCGCGGGCAAGCGGTGGACCGACTCCGGCGAGAGCCACGACAACCGCGGCTTGAAGCAACGGGCCGAAGGCGAAACGCGGGTCATCCCGATTCCGCCGGTCCTCGTCGCCCACCTGCGGGCCCATCTCGACACGTTCGGGACCGCGAAAGACGGCCGGGTGTTCGGCAACGAGCGGGGCGGCCTCGTCGGCTCCTCCACGTATGACCGCGTGTGGCACGAAGCACGCGCGTTCGCCCTGACCGAGACACAGCGCGCGTCCCTGCTGGCCCAACGCCCGTACGACCTGCGGCACGCGGGCATCTCGTTCGGTCTGCGGGCGACTCGTGACCCTGCCCTGATCGCGGAACGGGCGGGCCACAGCGTCGAAGTGCTGATGACGCGGTACTCGTGGGTCCTCGATGACCAGGACGAAAGCGCGAACAAGGTCATGGACAACGCGTACCGGGCCTACGGCGCCGACTCGATCGAGGAAACCGCCATCAACGCCAACGAGGCGACCGACAACAAGGAATGA
- a CDS encoding helix-turn-helix transcriptional regulator: MTRDELVSVKQITDELKISRRTFYRWREIGRAPGKAVRLPNGELRYWRTDVDAWLSDLGEWAA, encoded by the coding sequence ATGACGAGAGACGAATTGGTCTCGGTCAAACAGATCACGGACGAATTGAAGATCTCCCGGCGGACGTTCTACCGGTGGCGTGAGATCGGACGGGCGCCGGGGAAGGCCGTCCGTCTCCCGAACGGCGAATTGCGTTACTGGCGTACCGACGTCGACGCGTGGCTGAGTGACCTGGGGGAGTGGGCGGCGTGA
- a CDS encoding AAA domain-containing protein: MANHRAQRSSSRPAISPRPRVASGAEARESWNMTGASNPAEAELCAELAAFHRRGGADWAAIVPYRAQVAVIIEKIAVGRLRDTDTVRHNVGAVDSFQGVERDVIPYGSTRGNNPGEVGFLRELCRINVALSRVRRQLVMVGDPTTLANLERGIAEAGLPTVGDLADFVTPDTALVEGPCGSSSASGTSRGPATAWP; this comes from the coding sequence GTGGCGAACCACCGCGCCCAGAGGAGTTCGTCGAGACCAGCCATCTCCCCGAGGCCGCGCGTCGCGAGTGGAGCGGAGGCGCGCGAATCCTGGAACATGACTGGTGCGAGCAATCCCGCGGAAGCCGAACTCTGCGCCGAACTGGCGGCGTTCCACCGCCGGGGCGGCGCCGACTGGGCCGCCATCGTCCCCTACCGTGCGCAAGTCGCGGTGATCATCGAGAAGATCGCCGTCGGGCGCCTCCGCGACACCGACACCGTGCGGCACAACGTGGGCGCCGTCGACTCGTTCCAAGGCGTCGAGCGGGACGTGATCCCCTACGGATCCACTCGCGGCAACAACCCGGGCGAGGTCGGCTTCCTCCGCGAGCTGTGCCGGATCAACGTCGCGCTGTCGCGCGTACGCCGGCAGTTGGTGATGGTCGGCGATCCCACGACCCTGGCCAACCTGGAGCGCGGCATCGCCGAGGCGGGATTGCCCACGGTCGGCGACCTCGCCGACTTCGTCACCCCGGACACCGCGCTGGTCGAAGGGCCTTGCGGTTCCTCGTCGGCCTCGGGCACGTCACGCGGACCGGCGACGGCGTGGCCCTGA
- a CDS encoding helix-turn-helix domain-containing protein — translation MTDLDIAEVVRRTGVPVSTLRFYEEKGLIAPTGRRGLRRQFAPGVVDRLGVIALGRSAGFSLDEIKTMFAPDGQPDPDRELLAAKADELDATIRRLAVLRDSLRHAAACPAPRHAECATFRRLVRDAASGTVPRPVRTPPA, via the coding sequence ATGACAGACCTGGACATCGCCGAAGTGGTGCGGCGCACCGGCGTGCCCGTCTCGACGCTGCGGTTCTACGAGGAGAAGGGGCTCATCGCGCCCACCGGACGGCGCGGTCTGCGCCGCCAGTTCGCTCCCGGCGTCGTCGACCGCCTCGGCGTCATAGCGCTCGGCCGCTCCGCCGGCTTCTCCCTCGACGAGATCAAGACCATGTTCGCCCCCGACGGACAGCCCGACCCGGACCGCGAGCTGTTGGCCGCGAAGGCCGACGAACTCGACGCCACCATCCGGCGGTTGGCCGTCCTGCGCGACTCGCTCCGGCACGCCGCCGCCTGCCCGGCCCCGCGCCATGCCGAGTGCGCGACGTTCCGCCGCCTTGTCCGCGACGCCGCGTCCGGCACCGTCCCCCGGCCGGTGCGGACGCCACCCGCGTGA
- a CDS encoding helix-turn-helix domain-containing protein, producing MADKELPLYAQRLRQARNERGWVQHDLRSRLRAAAASRGFTLVSDDSLKRRISSWENGRGVPDERYQALLCAVFEVEPDDLGFNQEDAPDWGTPDPELIGLVARLDSSRAVDNELLELLKFQTNAIRLKDRRLGAATVADEMAAHIAQVDQLLKHAMLPQQRAGLAHVLADASALAGWQGVDTGTLHQSWEHFERAKAAAMMANDPSIQAFATAEQAYVLLDLGQADSALQLIEHAHGENRGKLPSLMRSWLHAAEAEAHAALGRELDSMRCMDLAAASLPADPDDPSLPYVALNLAHLARWRGSCLVQLGDSQVIDNLTDVLAGMNGFTRATAQLRCDLAEALIAQGRTEEAKGHLAEAQKLIMVAGSARQRRRYVRLSARV from the coding sequence ATGGCAGACAAGGAACTTCCGCTCTACGCACAGCGATTGCGGCAGGCCCGTAACGAACGAGGTTGGGTCCAGCACGACCTACGAAGCCGACTCCGCGCAGCGGCAGCAAGCCGAGGCTTCACGCTGGTCAGTGACGACAGCCTCAAGAGGCGCATCTCATCGTGGGAGAACGGCAGGGGCGTTCCCGACGAGCGGTATCAGGCTCTCCTCTGCGCCGTGTTCGAGGTGGAACCCGACGACCTTGGTTTCAATCAGGAAGACGCACCCGATTGGGGGACGCCAGACCCCGAACTCATCGGATTGGTCGCCCGGTTAGACAGCTCACGAGCCGTCGACAACGAGCTGTTGGAACTACTCAAGTTCCAGACCAACGCCATTCGGCTGAAAGACCGCCGACTCGGCGCGGCAACGGTCGCCGACGAGATGGCCGCCCACATCGCGCAGGTTGACCAGCTCTTGAAGCACGCGATGTTGCCCCAGCAACGCGCGGGACTTGCGCACGTACTCGCGGACGCATCCGCGCTCGCCGGATGGCAAGGAGTCGACACCGGCACACTGCACCAGTCTTGGGAGCACTTCGAGCGCGCCAAGGCAGCGGCCATGATGGCGAACGACCCCAGCATTCAGGCGTTCGCGACCGCCGAGCAGGCGTACGTCTTGCTCGACCTTGGCCAGGCGGACAGCGCGCTACAGCTCATCGAGCACGCCCACGGTGAGAACCGCGGCAAGTTGCCGTCTCTCATGCGCAGTTGGCTACACGCAGCCGAGGCCGAAGCACACGCCGCACTCGGGCGCGAGCTGGATTCCATGCGATGCATGGACCTTGCTGCCGCATCACTGCCCGCCGACCCCGACGACCCGAGCTTGCCGTACGTCGCGCTCAATCTCGCGCATCTCGCACGGTGGCGCGGTTCATGCCTTGTCCAGCTCGGCGACAGCCAGGTGATCGACAACCTGACAGACGTCTTGGCCGGCATGAACGGCTTCACGCGCGCGACCGCTCAACTCCGGTGCGACCTTGCCGAAGCGTTGATCGCGCAAGGCCGCACCGAGGAGGCCAAAGGTCATCTCGCTGAGGCCCAGAAGCTGATCATGGTTGCCGGATCAGCGCGCCAACGCCGCCGGTACGTACGGCTGTCAGCCCGCGTCTGA
- a CDS encoding NUDIX hydrolase has product MATEDEDTSSAWVVHGERIIYDNEWMRVFLTDVELPDGDRFEHHVIKLRAAAMVVLIDDQDRVLMMWRHRFVSDRWGWEIPGGLVDEGEDPEETALRELLEETGYRPKTFRHVSRFQPMVGMVDSWHDVFVGEGAEKIADPTEVTEMARMEWVPLADIPGLIAKGRIWNSGVLIGLLHVLASRNGAAVDAVSDAG; this is encoded by the coding sequence GTGGCTACCGAAGATGAAGACACGTCCTCCGCCTGGGTCGTCCATGGCGAGCGGATCATCTATGACAACGAGTGGATGCGCGTCTTCCTGACCGACGTTGAGCTGCCGGACGGGGACCGCTTCGAGCATCACGTGATCAAGCTGCGGGCTGCGGCGATGGTCGTGCTGATCGACGATCAAGACCGGGTGCTCATGATGTGGCGTCACCGGTTCGTGTCGGATCGGTGGGGCTGGGAGATCCCGGGCGGCCTGGTCGACGAGGGGGAAGACCCGGAGGAGACGGCGCTCCGCGAACTCCTCGAAGAGACCGGCTACCGGCCGAAGACCTTCCGGCACGTGTCGCGCTTTCAGCCGATGGTCGGCATGGTCGACTCGTGGCACGACGTGTTCGTCGGTGAGGGCGCCGAGAAGATCGCGGATCCGACCGAAGTTACCGAGATGGCGCGGATGGAGTGGGTTCCGCTTGCTGACATCCCGGGGTTGATCGCCAAGGGGCGGATCTGGAACTCGGGTGTGTTGATCGGGTTGTTGCACGTGCTCGCCTCGCGCAACGGTGCGGCGGTTGACGCCGTGTCAGACGCGGGCTGA
- a CDS encoding LGFP repeat-containing protein: MPRAVLIPHGVGRYNHVQGGSIYFTPSTWSDVVRGDIPTARASLGWERSRLGYPKSDEYGVANGDRRQDCEHASILWSHVPRQTTVGYF, from the coding sequence ATGCCGCGGGCCGTCCTAATCCCGCACGGCGTCGGCCGGTACAACCACGTCCAGGGCGGCTCGATCTACTTCACGCCGTCGACCTGGTCGGATGTCGTACGCGGCGACATCCCCACCGCCCGGGCGTCACTCGGCTGGGAACGCAGCCGGCTCGGCTACCCCAAGAGCGACGAGTACGGCGTCGCCAACGGCGATCGGCGGCAGGACTGCGAGCACGCCTCCATCCTGTGGAGCCACGTGCCCCGGCAGACCACCGTCGGCTACTTCTGA
- a CDS encoding VOC family protein codes for MSVKPIPEGYPRVTPYLCCDGAAAAIEFYKDVLGATERMRMTAPGDKVGHAELAFGNSVVMLADEFPEMGFRGPKSLGGTPVMLHVYVEDVDAVFAKALQKGATQVEAVKDQFYGDRSGQFEDPFGHRWNIASHVEDVPEAEMAERAKAAMQGGS; via the coding sequence ATGAGCGTCAAACCGATTCCCGAGGGCTACCCGCGCGTGACGCCGTATCTGTGCTGTGACGGGGCCGCCGCGGCGATCGAGTTCTACAAGGACGTCCTGGGTGCGACGGAACGCATGCGCATGACGGCTCCCGGTGACAAAGTCGGCCACGCGGAACTGGCGTTCGGCAACTCGGTGGTCATGCTCGCGGACGAATTCCCGGAGATGGGGTTCCGCGGCCCGAAGTCCCTGGGCGGCACCCCGGTCATGCTGCACGTCTACGTCGAGGACGTCGACGCCGTCTTCGCCAAGGCCCTGCAAAAGGGCGCGACGCAGGTCGAAGCGGTCAAGGACCAGTTCTACGGCGACCGTTCGGGGCAGTTCGAAGACCCCTTCGGCCACCGGTGGAACATCGCGTCGCACGTCGAGGACGTCCCCGAGGCGGAGATGGCGGAGCGGGCGAAGGCGGCGATGCAGGGCGGGAGTTGA
- a CDS encoding recombinase family protein, which translates to MNVPKRYASTTPNPPLPGQTGLSDLAVSPFAIPGALLRGEVRAAWVGRCSTEEQQDPRQSLIRQLERSKSALPEAWAIVCHFYDVESGRLGLDARGHGTTYERFGVPIARDGGIADLLSEATHPNRRFDVVICESTSRVARRMFENLSVERELENSGIPLFAWNEPIKLDGGRAQQILQRRINQSVAEYEVYNALETSWGGLCTHVREGWNIGKPPYGYRAKRYRHPNPTKADRGATKNRLEPDGAKGETVTQIALWRHHEGIGYSTIVDRLNADPERYPPPEPPGGKARARGAWSKSTVCDLLRNPKYTGYQVFNRRATRSRRGAHNDPALWVWSPEPVHEPLIPRWMFEAINATSTARQGSRDANTPNTHPQTRHTYVLRGMVLCHCGRRMFGNHRPRSTYYACWPRANNRGRPDRHHGHPKSVYIREDVLLEAIAAFYSDRVFGPDRRALLTAELATLDDRAARERAQRRDRLQSTLRDLERRQRNVLNQAQDCEPGDPFATGLRQTYNELETEKHQTETELAALANADKSDPAAFNCGTAALLDALPHLAINLTRAPERLQRQLFEITKLNLRLAEEADAVTITMTLPADYIPALAELGERMTPCAGNTEEPATKNVTGSHADAVRAPGRIRTCAHGSGADRLTGWSGASDLGKCDARERESARSLHECCTTNRMGLGTRTERPRRTCDRRWRRC; encoded by the coding sequence GTGAACGTCCCCAAGCGTTATGCCAGCACAACACCGAATCCACCTCTTCCAGGGCAGACCGGATTGTCGGATCTCGCGGTGTCGCCGTTCGCGATCCCCGGCGCGCTGCTACGCGGTGAGGTCCGCGCGGCGTGGGTCGGCCGCTGCTCGACTGAAGAGCAGCAGGACCCGCGCCAGTCGCTGATCAGGCAGTTGGAGCGTTCCAAGTCGGCGCTCCCCGAGGCGTGGGCGATCGTCTGCCACTTCTACGACGTGGAGTCAGGGCGCCTCGGCCTGGATGCACGCGGTCACGGAACCACCTACGAGCGGTTCGGAGTTCCGATCGCTCGCGACGGCGGCATCGCGGACCTGCTGTCCGAGGCGACCCACCCGAACCGGCGCTTCGACGTGGTGATCTGCGAAAGCACATCCCGTGTAGCCCGCCGAATGTTCGAAAACCTGTCGGTGGAACGGGAGTTGGAGAATTCCGGGATCCCGCTGTTCGCGTGGAACGAGCCGATCAAGCTCGATGGCGGCCGAGCGCAGCAGATCCTGCAACGCCGGATCAACCAGTCCGTGGCCGAGTACGAGGTCTACAACGCTCTGGAAACCTCGTGGGGCGGGCTGTGCACGCATGTGCGCGAAGGCTGGAACATCGGCAAGCCACCGTACGGCTACCGGGCCAAGCGATACCGCCACCCCAACCCGACCAAGGCCGACCGAGGCGCGACCAAGAACCGACTCGAACCCGACGGCGCGAAAGGCGAGACCGTCACCCAGATCGCCCTGTGGCGCCACCACGAGGGAATCGGCTACTCCACGATCGTCGACCGCCTCAACGCCGATCCGGAGCGCTACCCGCCACCGGAACCGCCCGGCGGCAAAGCACGGGCGCGCGGAGCGTGGAGCAAGTCCACAGTCTGCGATCTTCTCCGCAACCCCAAGTACACCGGGTACCAGGTGTTCAACCGTAGGGCGACGCGCTCCCGGCGCGGCGCCCACAACGACCCGGCGCTGTGGGTCTGGTCTCCCGAACCCGTCCATGAACCGCTGATCCCGCGATGGATGTTCGAGGCGATCAACGCCACCAGCACCGCCCGGCAGGGCTCCCGTGACGCCAACACTCCGAACACTCATCCACAGACCCGCCACACCTACGTCCTACGCGGGATGGTCCTGTGCCACTGCGGACGCCGCATGTTCGGCAACCACCGACCACGCAGCACCTACTACGCCTGCTGGCCACGCGCCAACAACCGAGGCCGTCCCGATCGTCACCACGGACACCCCAAGAGCGTCTACATCCGTGAGGACGTCCTCTTGGAAGCCATCGCCGCGTTCTACTCCGACCGCGTATTCGGCCCGGACCGCCGAGCCCTGCTCACCGCGGAGCTGGCAACGCTGGACGATCGCGCCGCCCGTGAACGCGCCCAGCGGCGAGACCGCCTCCAAAGCACCCTGCGCGATCTGGAGCGACGCCAACGAAACGTCCTCAACCAGGCGCAGGACTGCGAGCCGGGTGACCCGTTCGCCACTGGTCTCCGGCAGACGTACAACGAGCTGGAGACCGAAAAACATCAAACCGAAACCGAGCTCGCCGCACTCGCCAACGCGGACAAAAGCGATCCAGCCGCCTTCAACTGCGGGACCGCAGCCCTGCTCGACGCACTCCCACACCTGGCGATCAACCTGACCCGCGCCCCGGAACGACTCCAGCGGCAGCTCTTCGAGATCACCAAGCTCAACCTTCGCCTCGCGGAGGAAGCCGACGCGGTCACGATCACGATGACCCTGCCCGCCGACTACATCCCCGCCCTCGCGGAACTCGGCGAACGCATGACCCCGTGCGCCGGAAACACAGAAGAGCCCGCGACCAAGAATGTCACGGGCTCACATGCAGATGCTGTACGTGCCCCCGGCAGGATTCGAACCTGCGCACACGGCTCCGGAGCGGATCGCCTGACTGGTTGGTCCGGTGCCTCTGACTTGGGAAAATGCGATGCGAGAGAACGTGAGAGCGCAAGATCATTGCACGAATGCTGCACAACCAATCGGATGGGCTTGGGGACTAGAACGGAACGTCCTCGTCGAACGTGTGACCGTCGCTGGAGACGATGTTGA